Proteins from a single region of Candidatus Saccharibacteria bacterium:
- a CDS encoding NUDIX hydrolase produces MKQVAKVVIIDSDNRYLLMKRANHPTFLNDPDLPGGTIEDGEDPLGAALREVLEEANILLVPNDVRHVYTGNEYSAHGTQYSLYIARVLERPRVTISWEHASFAWVDRQEFLSQAHAANDTFMHMVHDTINNLP; encoded by the coding sequence ATGAAACAAGTTGCAAAAGTAGTTATCATCGATAGCGACAATCGCTATCTTTTGATGAAGCGGGCTAATCACCCGACATTTCTTAATGACCCCGATTTACCCGGAGGGACTATTGAAGATGGAGAAGATCCTCTTGGCGCTGCACTTCGCGAAGTTCTAGAAGAAGCCAATATACTACTCGTTCCAAATGACGTTCGACACGTTTATACTGGTAACGAATATTCCGCTCACGGCACGCAGTACAGTCTTTACATAGCTCGCGTTCTAGAACGTCCGAGGGTCACAATCAGCTGGGAACATGCATCATTTGCATGGGTTGATCGCCAAGAGTTCTTGAGCCAGGCCCACGCCGCCAACGACACATTTATGCACATGGTTCATGACACTATAAATAACCTCCCTTAA
- a CDS encoding histidine phosphatase family protein — MQNIYFIRHGESEANQKHICAGHTDVELTALGIQQAKQAGLELQDSGLHIDLLISSPLRRALNTAKEIAKIINYPEDKIVIRKEAIERYRGNFEGKPTSLQHGVSDDQYIAAGAESEAQMKQRAIQLLEFAKSRTEDNILIVSHNQFGRSVVAYTTGKERSGIERLPNAHIIKIVPSSAIVTP, encoded by the coding sequence ATGCAAAACATTTATTTTATTCGCCACGGCGAAAGCGAGGCAAATCAAAAACATATTTGCGCTGGCCATACCGACGTAGAACTTACCGCCCTAGGCATTCAGCAAGCCAAGCAAGCCGGGCTTGAACTACAAGATTCGGGTCTTCACATCGACTTGCTTATTTCATCACCGTTAAGGCGCGCCTTAAATACTGCCAAAGAAATAGCTAAAATAATTAACTATCCTGAAGATAAAATCGTTATTAGAAAAGAGGCGATAGAGCGGTACAGGGGCAACTTCGAGGGTAAGCCCACTTCGCTCCAGCATGGCGTATCCGACGATCAATATATAGCAGCGGGCGCCGAGAGCGAAGCGCAAATGAAGCAACGTGCGATTCAGCTTTTAGAGTTTGCCAAAAGCCGCACTGAAGATAACATCCTTATCGTGTCGCACAATCAATTCGGGCGCAGCGTCGTTGCCTACACTACCGGCAAAGAACGTTCCGGAATAGAACGGCTGCCCAATGCGCATATAATAAAAATAGTGCCATCCTCTGCTATAGTTACTCCATGA
- a CDS encoding NUDIX hydrolase, giving the protein MIHLLTIHESDIYPKKEDLNPQNFKLRHAARAVVLNAAGEVALLKATAHNYHKLPGGGVEEGEDMKLALQRELLEEIGCRASITSEIGEIIEYRDKWNMKQISHCYLAEQVGEQQPPAFTQSEIDEGFEVFWASDIEVAIQLLQQDMPENYDGSFIQLRDSELLRAARQKMRSADN; this is encoded by the coding sequence ATGATACATTTGCTTACAATTCATGAGTCTGACATTTACCCTAAAAAAGAAGACCTGAATCCACAAAACTTTAAGCTGCGCCACGCGGCGCGCGCCGTTGTACTAAATGCTGCCGGCGAAGTAGCCTTACTAAAAGCCACCGCCCACAACTATCACAAACTGCCGGGTGGCGGCGTTGAAGAGGGTGAGGACATGAAGTTAGCGTTGCAAAGGGAGCTCCTGGAAGAGATCGGATGCAGAGCATCAATCACGTCTGAAATTGGCGAAATTATTGAATACCGCGATAAATGGAACATGAAGCAGATATCGCACTGTTATCTTGCAGAACAAGTTGGCGAGCAACAGCCGCCCGCGTTTACTCAGAGCGAAATCGATGAAGGATTTGAAGTTTTTTGGGCAAGCGATATCGAAGTCGCTATTCAGCTACTACAACAAGATATGCCAGAAAATTACGACGGCTCGTTTATTCAACTTCGAGATTCAGAGCTACTCAGGGCAGCTCGGCAAAAAATGCGCTCCGCTGACAATTAA
- a CDS encoding alpha/beta hydrolase — protein MINKTLRLPTRFIFIHGNQTTHWSFAWAPWLKAQLEALGYETFFETMPDSIIARSEYWLPFLKEHVKAGENDVIIGWSSGAVAAMRHAENNQILGSILVSPCYTDLNDESEQESGYYNAPWRWNTITANQSKIALFSGDDDPYIPQEEFDFIAQQLNAEHIKIHGGKHFIERTEFPELLEYIKQNYSQ, from the coding sequence ATGATCAATAAGACCCTCCGCCTACCTACTCGTTTTATCTTTATCCACGGAAATCAGACCACTCATTGGTCATTTGCTTGGGCGCCCTGGCTCAAAGCCCAGCTTGAGGCCTTAGGATATGAAACATTTTTTGAAACAATGCCGGATTCAATTATTGCACGCTCGGAATATTGGCTCCCCTTTCTTAAAGAGCACGTAAAAGCGGGTGAAAATGACGTTATTATCGGCTGGTCATCGGGGGCGGTAGCCGCTATGCGCCATGCCGAGAATAACCAAATACTCGGATCAATCCTCGTATCGCCATGCTATACGGATTTGAACGATGAATCTGAACAAGAAAGCGGCTACTACAACGCACCGTGGCGGTGGAATACTATAACAGCCAATCAGTCCAAGATCGCACTCTTCAGCGGCGATGATGATCCATACATTCCACAAGAGGAGTTTGATTTTATTGCGCAGCAATTAAACGCAGAGCATATCAAAATCCATGGCGGCAAACATTTTATTGAGCGCACCGAATTTCCCGAGCTACTAGAATACATAAAACAAAATTACTCTCAATAG
- a CDS encoding NUDIX hydrolase, with the protein MSKEFSTAEHQIWLSKQPKKMIVVKVIIKSKSGNVLVAKPTYKKTWQLPGGGVDEGESPEDAGVREVGEELNLTIAKQALKIIGTIHKESDDTLFLIYEYGELVAEDTSFVLPNDEIQAYKFIEPAALAERLPNYYSDFLNTYNRQ; encoded by the coding sequence ATGAGTAAAGAATTTAGCACAGCAGAACATCAGATTTGGCTCTCCAAACAACCGAAGAAAATGATAGTCGTGAAAGTGATTATTAAATCTAAATCGGGTAATGTACTCGTCGCTAAACCTACATACAAGAAAACATGGCAATTGCCAGGTGGTGGGGTCGATGAGGGCGAAAGTCCAGAAGATGCAGGAGTTCGTGAAGTAGGCGAAGAATTAAACCTTACAATCGCAAAGCAAGCTCTAAAGATTATTGGAACTATTCACAAAGAAAGCGACGATACGCTATTCTTAATTTACGAATACGGTGAATTAGTTGCCGAAGATACGAGTTTTGTTTTGCCCAATGACGAAATCCAAGCATATAAGTTTATCGAACCGGCAGCCTTAGCCGAACGCTTACCTAACTACTACTCGGATTTTTTAAACACCTACAACCGCCAATAA
- a CDS encoding very short patch repair endonuclease → MADVFEPEKRCEIMRLVKSKNSKVELRVFRYLRRRGVYFQKHYKRASGTPDIALPRKKLAVFIDGDFWHGRTFEVLKQAHPDPDDYWVRKMCTNMERDARQEVTLLVVVGKFFGHGSLTLIVKNTAWASLRKIELLLVQDRF, encoded by the coding sequence ATGGCAGATGTCTTTGAACCAGAAAAGCGTTGTGAGATCATGCGACTTGTAAAAAGTAAAAACTCCAAGGTAGAACTACGTGTGTTTCGTTATTTGAGAAGAAGGGGCGTCTATTTCCAGAAACACTACAAGCGCGCTTCTGGAACACCAGACATTGCGTTGCCACGCAAGAAGCTAGCAGTCTTTATTGATGGAGATTTCTGGCACGGCAGGACATTCGAGGTTTTAAAGCAGGCACACCCTGATCCTGATGACTATTGGGTTAGGAAAATGTGTACTAATATGGAGCGTGATGCGCGTCAGGAGGTGACCTTATTAGTAGTGGTTGGAAAATTCTTCGGACATGGGAGTCTGACATTAATCGTAAAAAATACAGCTTGGGCGAGTCTAAGAAAGATCGAGCTGCTTCTCGTCCAAGATAGATTCTAA
- a CDS encoding DNA cytosine methyltransferase — protein MNDDGYPQVESPTIVELFAGVGGFRLGFEQAGFKTVYSNDFDKTCKITYDNYFGEGSLDLRDIQKVDASEIPDCDVLTAGFPCQPFSKIGKLHGFADARGTLFWDVLRILKEKRPKAFVLENVKNLMNHDKGNTFERIRDGLENELGYHVHYKVLNSKDYGLPQDRKRIYIVGFRDDVDFTFPEPSDMQPKVADILEHGDVHDFYYLSQRYLDGLEKHKQRHKDKGHGFGYRVLDPSGISTTCVVGNMGRERNLIQDVVRPLGSVNRIGALLNSRGIRKLTIREYARLQGFPDDYTFPQQVTAAYKQIGNAVSPPVAQAVAMKVKESLLAAPAMAVDRLEPDFFSVAAKTVSPQVT, from the coding sequence ATGAATGATGATGGCTATCCACAAGTAGAATCTCCAACAATCGTAGAATTGTTCGCCGGTGTTGGCGGCTTTAGACTCGGTTTTGAACAGGCTGGTTTTAAAACGGTCTATTCTAACGACTTTGATAAAACATGCAAAATCACTTATGACAACTACTTCGGCGAAGGCTCGTTAGACTTACGTGACATACAGAAGGTAGACGCTTCAGAAATCCCCGATTGCGACGTTTTGACAGCCGGTTTTCCTTGTCAGCCATTTTCAAAAATTGGAAAACTGCACGGTTTCGCAGACGCGAGAGGCACACTTTTCTGGGACGTACTAAGAATACTGAAAGAAAAAAGGCCTAAAGCATTCGTGTTGGAAAATGTTAAAAATCTAATGAATCACGACAAAGGAAATACCTTCGAACGTATTCGTGACGGCTTAGAGAATGAGCTTGGATATCATGTACACTACAAGGTATTGAATTCGAAAGACTACGGCTTGCCTCAGGATCGTAAGCGTATTTATATTGTTGGATTCAGAGATGATGTGGACTTTACCTTTCCTGAACCTTCAGACATGCAGCCAAAAGTTGCTGATATTCTCGAGCATGGGGATGTGCATGACTTCTATTATCTATCTCAAAGATATCTTGACGGCCTCGAGAAGCATAAACAGAGGCACAAAGATAAAGGCCACGGCTTTGGCTATCGGGTGCTTGATCCTAGCGGTATTTCAACTACCTGTGTCGTTGGTAATATGGGGCGTGAACGAAATTTGATACAAGACGTAGTAAGACCACTGGGATCTGTGAACCGAATAGGTGCTCTTCTAAACAGTCGTGGTATCAGAAAATTGACCATTCGAGAATATGCCAGACTTCAGGGCTTTCCTGATGATTACACATTCCCACAACAGGTTACTGCAGCGTACAAACAAATTGGCAATGCCGTTTCGCCTCCCGTAGCCCAGGCCGTTGCAATGAAAGTGAAAGAATCTCTACTTGCCGCGCCGGCTATGGCGGTTGATCGGCTCGAGCCTGATTTCTTTAGTGTAGCAGCTAAGACAGTAAGTCCCCAGGTTACTTAA
- a CDS encoding DUF4260 domain-containing protein yields the protein MHNPLMKRIVSAEYFIAAVLVAAFYISVANFEWYWLIVLFGLFDISAMGYFINNRIGAFFYNIGHSLIGPAVLTGVYILTDNQAVLFISLLWLFHIFSDRALGFGLKHVTGFHHTHLGTIGRQK from the coding sequence ATGCATAATCCACTAATGAAACGAATCGTCAGCGCCGAGTACTTTATTGCCGCAGTACTTGTGGCCGCTTTTTATATCAGCGTCGCAAACTTTGAATGGTACTGGCTTATTGTTCTTTTTGGCCTTTTCGATATCAGCGCCATGGGGTATTTTATCAACAATCGTATCGGCGCGTTTTTTTACAATATCGGCCACAGCCTTATCGGACCAGCAGTCCTAACTGGCGTCTATATCCTTACCGACAATCAGGCAGTTCTTTTTATTAGCCTCCTGTGGCTATTTCATATCTTTAGCGACCGCGCACTGGGCTTTGGGCTAAAGCATGTCACCGGCTTTCACCACACACATCTTGGCACTATAGGCCGTCAAAAATAA